A stretch of the Staphylococcus sp. NRL 16/872 genome encodes the following:
- a CDS encoding bifunctional riboflavin kinase/FAD synthetase, translating into MKVIEVTHPIQKDQLIQEEVAMAFGFFDGMHRGHNKVFEALNKRAQEKNLKKAVTTFDPHPSVVLNPERKRTDYLTPLSDKLEMIEQHDIDYCIVINFSSRFANVTAEEFAQEYIINNDVKEVVAGFDFTYGKFGKGNMSVLNEMEEFNTTIVGKQEMESEKISTTAIREALKNGDLKKANEQLGYLYRIKGTVVQGEKRGRTIGFPTANVQPSDDYVLPKKGVYAVSMAIGAENKIYRGVANVGVKPTFHDSSKAEVVIEVNIFDFSDNIYGERVIVYWHHYLRPEVKFDGIDPLVEQMNNDKERAKYLLAVDFGDEVSYNI; encoded by the coding sequence ATGAAAGTGATAGAAGTAACCCATCCAATTCAAAAAGACCAATTAATTCAAGAAGAAGTAGCCATGGCTTTTGGTTTTTTTGATGGAATGCATCGTGGACATAATAAAGTATTTGAAGCATTAAATAAACGTGCTCAAGAGAAAAATTTAAAAAAAGCAGTCACAACTTTTGATCCGCATCCTTCTGTAGTGTTAAATCCAGAACGTAAACGTACGGATTATTTAACACCGCTTTCAGATAAACTTGAGATGATTGAGCAACATGACATCGATTATTGCATTGTCATTAATTTCTCTTCTCGATTTGCTAATGTAACTGCCGAAGAATTTGCGCAAGAATACATCATTAATAATGATGTTAAAGAAGTGGTTGCCGGTTTCGATTTTACATATGGTAAATTTGGAAAAGGTAATATGTCAGTTTTAAACGAAATGGAAGAATTTAATACAACTATAGTTGGTAAACAAGAAATGGAATCTGAGAAGATTTCAACAACTGCTATAAGAGAAGCATTAAAAAATGGTGACTTGAAAAAAGCAAATGAACAATTAGGTTATTTATATCGTATCAAAGGCACGGTAGTACAAGGCGAAAAACGTGGACGTACGATTGGTTTCCCTACTGCCAATGTTCAACCTAGTGATGATTACGTTTTACCGAAAAAAGGTGTATATGCAGTAAGTATGGCTATTGGTGCAGAAAATAAAATCTATCGTGGCGTAGCAAATGTTGGGGTGAAACCTACATTTCATGATTCATCAAAAGCAGAGGTAGTTATTGAGGTAAACATCTTCGACTTTAGTGATAATATTTATGGTGAACGCGTGATTGTTTATTGGCACCACTACTTAAGACCAGAAGTTAAATTTGATGGTATTGACCCATTAGTAGAACAAATGAACAATGATAAAGAACGTGCCAAATATCTATTAGCTGTTGATTTCGGAGATGAAGTATCGTATAATATCTAA
- the truB gene encoding tRNA pseudouridine(55) synthase TruB: MYNGILPVYKERGLTSHDVVFKLRKILKTKKIGHTGTLDPEVAGVLPICIGPATRVSDYIMDMGKSYKATVSIGESTTTEDQTGDVVEKVNITTNELSERQVDSILEEFQGIITQIPPMYSSVKVNGKKLYEYARNGETVERPERKVNIKQIERTSELVFKDNQCHFDIIVHCGKGTYIRTLATDIGKELGYPAHMSLLTRTTSGGFDIKESLTLEQISTFHEQEALQSHLFPIEYGLKSLPEIPISDEKMKKRILNGQKFNKKIFEKSIASDQLVFKDTDTDKAMAIYVQHPDKPHEIKPKKVFN, encoded by the coding sequence ATGTACAACGGTATTTTACCCGTATATAAAGAACGTGGACTTACAAGTCACGATGTTGTATTTAAATTAAGAAAAATTTTAAAAACGAAAAAAATTGGTCATACTGGCACACTAGATCCAGAAGTGGCAGGGGTGTTACCTATTTGTATTGGTCCTGCTACTAGAGTGAGTGACTACATTATGGATATGGGTAAATCTTATAAAGCAACCGTTTCAATTGGTGAAAGTACGACTACTGAAGATCAAACTGGGGATGTTGTGGAAAAGGTTAACATTACGACAAATGAACTTAGTGAACGTCAAGTTGATTCAATATTAGAAGAATTTCAAGGTATCATTACGCAAATCCCACCTATGTATTCTTCAGTAAAAGTGAATGGTAAAAAATTATATGAATATGCGAGAAACGGTGAAACGGTAGAACGACCAGAGAGGAAAGTGAATATTAAACAAATCGAGCGCACGTCAGAGTTAGTATTCAAAGATAATCAATGTCACTTTGATATTATTGTTCATTGTGGAAAAGGGACATATATTCGTACACTTGCCACTGATATAGGTAAAGAACTCGGCTATCCAGCGCATATGTCTTTATTAACGCGTACAACTTCAGGTGGCTTTGATATAAAAGAAAGTTTAACACTTGAACAAATTTCAACATTCCATGAGCAAGAAGCATTACAATCCCATCTATTTCCTATAGAATATGGTTTGAAAAGTTTGCCTGAGATACCTATATCGGATGAAAAAATGAAAAAAAGAATTTTGAATGGCCAGAAATTTAATAAGAAAATATTTGAAAAATCTATAGCAAGTGATCAACTTGTATTTAAAGATACAGACACCGATAAAGCAATGGCTATTTATGTTCAACATCCTGACAAACCACATGAAATAAAACCTAAAAAAGTATTCAATTAA
- the rbfA gene encoding 30S ribosome-binding factor RbfA encodes MSNMRAERVGEQMKKEIMDIVNNKVKDPRVGFITITDVDLTNDLSQAKVYLTVLGSDKEVKDTFKALDKAKGFIKSELGSRMRLRIIPELFFEYDESIEYGNKIEKMIQDLHKQDK; translated from the coding sequence ATGAGTAACATGAGAGCAGAACGTGTTGGCGAACAAATGAAAAAAGAAATTATGGATATCGTTAATAATAAAGTGAAAGATCCTAGAGTAGGATTTATCACAATTACTGATGTTGACTTAACAAATGACTTATCACAAGCTAAAGTGTATTTAACAGTACTTGGTAGTGATAAAGAAGTTAAAGATACTTTCAAAGCTTTAGACAAAGCTAAAGGATTTATTAAATCTGAACTTGGATCAAGAATGAGATTACGTATTATTCCAGAATTATTCTTTGAATATGATGAGTCAATCGAATACGGAAATAAAATTGAAAAAATGATTCAAGATTTACACAAACAAGATAAATAA
- a CDS encoding DUF5780 domain-containing protein: protein MKKITNITIGCCISGVLLSGCSSVKADNDGVFSSNNAETIDKKLKKQDVHVENVKFIDKDTDDGYLRTWDQLNPTIVNNSNKDIKEVTLAVVAWDKNGLPIKPDFAMAFSQDAYISNYADDEINLTGHSSSDKEIFNLESDNKIASYKIIVSAYKDFDGHTWKNPLYEKFEKVYGQKRLKDIKGSKNTTNSLETEE from the coding sequence ATGAAAAAAATTACAAACATAACAATAGGTTGTTGTATAAGTGGAGTATTATTATCAGGTTGTAGTTCTGTAAAAGCAGATAACGACGGGGTGTTTTCATCTAATAATGCTGAAACAATTGATAAGAAATTAAAAAAACAGGACGTACATGTTGAAAATGTAAAGTTCATAGATAAAGATACTGATGATGGTTATCTTAGAACATGGGATCAATTAAATCCAACGATAGTAAATAACAGTAATAAAGATATTAAAGAAGTGACTTTAGCTGTAGTTGCATGGGATAAAAACGGCTTACCAATCAAACCTGATTTTGCAATGGCGTTTAGCCAAGATGCATATATTAGTAATTATGCAGATGATGAAATCAATTTGACAGGTCACAGTAGTAGTGATAAAGAAATATTTAATTTAGAAAGTGATAATAAAATAGCATCATATAAAATTATTGTTTCTGCCTATAAAGATTTTGATGGTCACACTTGGAAAAACCCACTTTATGAAAAATTTGAAAAAGTTTATGGTCAAAAACGATTAAAAGACATTAAAGGAAGTAAAAATACTACTAATTCACTCGAAACTGAAGAATAA
- the infB gene encoding translation initiation factor IF-2 — protein MSKKRIYEYAKELNVKSKEIIDELKKMDVEVSNHMQALEDDQIKVLDKKFKPQQSGNNDKQTTQNNHQKQQSNNNNKKQNNKGNANPKNNKNNNKNKNNKNNKNNKNNNKGNKNKPAAEPKEMPSKITYEEGITVGELADKLNIESSGIIKKLFLLGIVANINQSLDEETLELIADDYGVEIEKEVVVNEEDLSTYFDNEEDDPDAIERPAVVTIMGHVDHGKTTLLDSIRHTKVTAGEAGGITQHIGAYQIENAGKKITFLDTPGHAAFTTMRARGAQVTDITILVVAADDGVMPQTIEAINHAKEADVPTIVAVNKIDKPTANPDRVMQELTEYGLIPEDWGGDTIFVQLSALSGDGIDDLLEMIGLVAEVQELKANPDKQAVGTVIEAELDKSRGPAASLLVQNGTLNVGDSIVVGNTYGRIRAMVNDLGQRIKTAGPSTPVEITGINDVPLAGDRFVIFKDEKQARRIGEARHEASVIQQRQESKNVSLDNLFEQMKQGEMKDLNVIIKGDVQGSVEALAASLMKIDVEGVNVRIIHTAVGAINESDVTLANASNGIIIGFNVRPDAGAKRAAEAENVDMRLHRVIYNVIEEIESAMKGLLDPEFEEQVIGQAEVRQTFKVSKVGTIAGSYVTEGKITRNAGVRVIRDGIVLFEGELDTLKRFKDDAKEVAQGYECGITIEKFNDIKEGDIIEAFEMVEVER, from the coding sequence ATGAGTAAAAAAAGAATTTATGAATATGCGAAAGAATTAAACGTGAAAAGTAAAGAGATTATCGATGAGTTAAAAAAAATGGACGTAGAAGTATCTAATCACATGCAGGCGCTTGAAGACGATCAAATTAAAGTGCTTGATAAGAAATTTAAACCACAACAAAGTGGTAATAATGATAAACAAACTACTCAAAATAATCACCAAAAACAACAAAGCAACAATAATAACAAGAAACAAAATAACAAAGGAAACGCTAATCCTAAAAACAATAAAAACAATAATAAAAATAAAAACAACAAAAATAATAAGAACAACAAGAACAATAATAAAGGAAATAAAAATAAACCAGCAGCTGAACCTAAAGAAATGCCATCAAAAATCACTTATGAAGAAGGCATTACTGTTGGTGAATTAGCGGATAAATTAAATATTGAATCATCAGGCATCATTAAAAAATTATTCTTATTAGGTATTGTAGCGAATATTAACCAATCTCTAGACGAAGAAACGTTAGAATTAATTGCTGATGATTATGGCGTAGAAATTGAAAAAGAAGTAGTCGTTAATGAAGAAGATCTTTCAACTTATTTTGATAATGAAGAAGACGATCCAGATGCAATTGAAAGACCAGCTGTTGTAACTATCATGGGTCACGTTGACCACGGTAAAACAACTTTACTTGATTCAATTCGTCATACAAAAGTAACTGCTGGCGAAGCTGGTGGTATTACGCAACATATCGGTGCATACCAAATTGAAAATGCTGGTAAGAAAATTACTTTCTTAGATACTCCAGGACACGCAGCTTTCACTACAATGCGTGCACGTGGTGCTCAAGTTACTGATATCACTATCTTAGTAGTAGCAGCAGATGATGGTGTAATGCCTCAAACAATTGAAGCGATTAACCATGCCAAAGAGGCAGATGTACCTACAATCGTTGCAGTAAATAAAATTGACAAACCAACTGCTAATCCAGATCGCGTTATGCAAGAATTAACTGAATATGGTTTGATTCCTGAAGATTGGGGCGGCGACACAATCTTTGTTCAATTATCAGCGTTAAGTGGCGACGGTATCGATGACTTATTAGAAATGATCGGTTTAGTAGCTGAAGTTCAAGAATTAAAAGCTAATCCTGATAAACAAGCTGTTGGTACAGTAATTGAAGCAGAATTAGATAAATCACGTGGTCCAGCAGCATCATTACTTGTACAAAACGGTACATTAAATGTTGGTGATTCAATCGTAGTAGGTAATACTTATGGACGTATTCGTGCTATGGTAAATGACCTTGGTCAAAGAATTAAAACTGCAGGTCCATCAACTCCAGTTGAAATTACGGGTATTAATGATGTGCCTTTAGCAGGTGACCGTTTCGTTATTTTCAAAGATGAGAAACAAGCGCGTCGTATCGGTGAAGCACGTCATGAGGCAAGCGTGATTCAACAACGTCAAGAAAGTAAAAACGTTTCATTAGATAACTTATTTGAACAAATGAAACAAGGTGAAATGAAAGATCTTAACGTAATTATTAAAGGTGACGTTCAAGGTTCAGTAGAAGCCTTAGCCGCTTCATTAATGAAGATTGATGTTGAAGGCGTAAATGTACGTATCATTCACACTGCCGTAGGTGCTATCAACGAATCAGACGTAACATTAGCTAATGCATCAAATGGTATCATTATCGGATTTAATGTTCGTCCTGATGCTGGTGCTAAACGTGCTGCTGAAGCTGAAAATGTAGATATGCGTCTTCACCGTGTCATTTACAACGTTATTGAAGAAATCGAATCAGCTATGAAAGGTTTATTAGACCCTGAATTTGAAGAACAAGTAATCGGACAAGCTGAAGTACGTCAAACATTCAAAGTATCTAAAGTTGGTACAATTGCAGGTAGTTACGTAACTGAAGGTAAAATCACACGTAACGCAGGCGTACGTGTTATCAGAGACGGTATCGTATTATTTGAAGGGGAATTAGACACATTAAAACGTTTCAAAGACGATGCTAAAGAAGTAGCGCAAGGCTACGAATGTGGTATTACAATTGAGAAATTTAACGATATCAAAGAAGGTGACATTATCGAAGCCTTTGAAATGGTAGAAGTTGAAAGATAA
- a CDS encoding YlxQ family RNA-binding protein codes for MTKEKIFNFLGLAMRARKVKAGESVLLTEIKKQNVKLVILASDASENSIKNIQNKCETYHVPFRIFGTRAELGQSLGKAERVNVGVTDSGFAKKLKSMIDEYCKE; via the coding sequence ATGACCAAAGAAAAAATATTCAATTTTTTAGGGTTAGCTATGAGAGCTAGAAAAGTTAAAGCAGGAGAATCTGTATTACTAACAGAAATTAAAAAACAAAATGTTAAATTGGTTATTTTAGCTTCTGATGCTTCGGAAAACTCTATAAAAAACATACAAAATAAATGTGAAACATATCATGTTCCATTTAGAATTTTCGGTACGAGAGCAGAATTAGGCCAATCTTTAGGCAAAGCAGAACGTGTAAATGTTGGAGTCACTGACTCAGGATTTGCTAAAAAGCTTAAGTCTATGATTGATGAATATTGTAAGGAGTGA
- a CDS encoding YlxR family RNase P modulator produces the protein MKKKKIPMRKCIITNEMRPKKEMIRVVINKEGEIFADGTGKQQGRGAYVSKDVKSVEEAQQKGVLERYFNENPEKLDPVYKEIIRLIYREEIPK, from the coding sequence ATGAAGAAGAAAAAAATTCCAATGCGCAAATGTATTATTACTAATGAAATGCGTCCTAAAAAAGAAATGATTCGCGTTGTTATTAATAAAGAAGGCGAGATATTTGCTGATGGTACAGGGAAACAGCAAGGAAGAGGCGCATATGTTTCAAAAGATGTTAAAAGTGTAGAAGAAGCTCAACAAAAAGGCGTACTTGAGAGATATTTTAATGAAAATCCTGAAAAATTAGACCCAGTCTACAAAGAAATTATCAGATTAATTTATAGAGAAGAGATTCCTAAATGA
- the nusA gene encoding transcription termination factor NusA — translation MASNELLLATEYLEKEKKIPREVLIDAIEAALITAYKKNYDSARNVRVELNMDEGAFKVIARKEVVEEVFDDRDEVDLSTALVKNPAYEIGDIYEEDVTPKDFGRVGAQAAKQAVMQRLRDAEREILYKEFIDKEEDILTGVIDRVDHRYVYVNLGRIEAVLSEAERSPNESYIPNERIKVYVNKVEQTTKGPQIYVSRSHPGLLKRLFEQEVPEIYDGTVIVKSVAREAGDRSKISVYSENPDIDAVGACVGAKGARVEAVVEELGGEKIDIVQWNEDPKVFVRNALSPSQVLEVIVNEDNQSTVVVVPDYQLSLAIGKRGQNARLAAKLTGWKIDIKSETDAREAGIYPVIESEEQADEIVMTGDEDVEIDDVNLEESNLTTAELAAEIDEPSDEESEEASENEETEETPEDVEQTEDEKENKDV, via the coding sequence GTGGCAAGTAATGAGTTATTATTAGCAACTGAATATTTAGAGAAAGAAAAGAAAATCCCAAGAGAAGTTTTAATTGATGCTATTGAAGCAGCATTAATTACAGCATATAAGAAGAACTATGATAGTGCTAGAAACGTACGTGTAGAATTAAATATGGATGAAGGTGCTTTCAAAGTTATCGCACGTAAAGAAGTCGTTGAGGAAGTATTTGACGACCGTGATGAAGTTGATTTAAGCACAGCATTAGTTAAAAATCCTGCTTACGAAATCGGTGACATCTATGAAGAAGATGTTACTCCTAAAGACTTCGGTCGAGTAGGCGCACAAGCTGCTAAACAAGCAGTAATGCAACGTTTAAGAGATGCTGAAAGAGAAATTCTTTATAAAGAATTCATCGATAAAGAAGAAGACATTTTAACAGGTGTGATTGACCGTGTTGACCACCGTTATGTCTACGTTAATTTAGGACGTATAGAAGCTGTGTTATCTGAAGCTGAAAGAAGTCCAAATGAAAGTTACATTCCAAACGAACGTATCAAAGTGTATGTAAACAAAGTTGAACAAACAACTAAAGGTCCTCAAATTTATGTATCTAGAAGCCATCCAGGTTTACTTAAACGTTTATTTGAGCAAGAAGTGCCTGAAATCTACGATGGAACTGTTATCGTTAAATCAGTAGCACGTGAAGCGGGAGACCGTTCTAAAATTAGTGTGTACTCTGAAAATCCTGACATTGATGCAGTAGGCGCTTGCGTAGGCGCTAAAGGTGCACGTGTTGAAGCTGTAGTTGAAGAACTTGGTGGAGAAAAAATTGACATCGTTCAATGGAATGAAGATCCTAAAGTGTTCGTGCGTAATGCATTAAGCCCATCACAAGTACTTGAAGTAATTGTTAATGAAGATAACCAATCTACAGTCGTAGTTGTTCCTGATTATCAATTATCTCTTGCTATCGGTAAAAGAGGTCAAAACGCACGTTTAGCAGCTAAATTAACTGGTTGGAAGATTGATATTAAATCAGAAACTGATGCACGTGAAGCGGGCATTTATCCTGTTATCGAATCAGAAGAACAAGCTGATGAAATCGTTATGACAGGCGATGAAGATGTAGAAATCGATGACGTTAATTTAGAAGAATCTAACTTAACAACTGCTGAGTTAGCAGCTGAAATTGATGAACCTTCTGATGAAGAAAGTGAAGAAGCTTCTGAAAATGAAGAAACAGAAGAAACACCTGAAGATGTAGAGCAAACAGAAGACGAGAAAGAAAATAAAGACGTTTAA
- the rimP gene encoding ribosome maturation factor RimP, whose product MSKITEEVETIISPVLDELNFELVDIEYAKEGKDHFLRISIDKEGGVDLNDCTLASEKISEVMDEKDPISEMYYLDVASPGAERPIKKEQDYQNAIDKPVFVSLYAPIEGDKEWLGILKEVTDDAITMEVKEKARTKNIEIPRNKIAKARHAVMI is encoded by the coding sequence ATGAGTAAAATAACTGAAGAAGTAGAAACTATCATTTCTCCTGTTTTAGACGAATTAAATTTTGAATTAGTAGATATCGAGTATGCTAAAGAAGGAAAAGATCATTTCTTAAGAATTTCTATCGATAAAGAAGGTGGCGTCGATTTAAATGATTGTACGCTTGCTTCTGAAAAGATAAGCGAAGTCATGGATGAGAAAGATCCAATATCTGAAATGTATTATTTAGATGTCGCTTCACCAGGTGCTGAGCGCCCTATAAAAAAAGAACAAGATTATCAAAACGCAATTGATAAACCGGTATTTGTGTCATTATATGCTCCAATTGAAGGGGATAAAGAGTGGTTAGGTATCTTAAAAGAAGTAACTGATGATGCAATTACGATGGAAGTTAAAGAAAAAGCTAGAACTAAAAATATCGAAATCCCAAGAAATAAAATTGCAAAAGCACGTCACGCAGTAATGATTTAA